A part of Salmo trutta chromosome 15, fSalTru1.1, whole genome shotgun sequence genomic DNA contains:
- the LOC115148318 gene encoding unconventional myosin-Ih-like has translation MRQSKNAIIKHYFPTTEPDSKKRPETVATQFKSSLTEMLISKEPWYVHCMKPNEGKEPGRFDVLVRHQVKYLGLMEHLRVRRAGFASCWRYEIFLQRYKPLCSDTWPSWKGTDAEGVECLIKHLGYTPD, from the exons ATGCGTCAGTCTAAGAATGCCATCATCAAACACTACTTTCCCACCACTGAGCCAGACAGCAAGAAGAGACCTGAAAC AGTGGCCACTCAGTTTAAGAGCAGCCTGACGGAGATGCTTATATCTAAGGAGCCCTGGTACGTCCACTGTATGAAGCCCAACGAAGGCAAGGAGCCAG GGCGCTTTGACGTGTTGGTGAGACACCAGGTGAAGTACCTGGGGCTGATGGAGCACCTGAGGGTCAGACGGGCTGGCTTCGCTTCCTGCTGGAGATATGAAATCTTCCTGCAGAG GTACAAGCCCCTGTGTTCAGACACCTGGCCTAGCTGGAAAGGTACAGACGCAGAGGGGGTGGAGTGCCTGATCAAGCACCTGGGCTACACGCCTGATTAG
- the LOC115149191 gene encoding BTB/POZ domain-containing adapter for CUL3-mediated RhoA degradation protein 3 isoform X1, which yields MNRFMVGCVYWEEMSGVSAVSSALPAATTRTTSFKGSCPSSKYVKLNVGGALYYTTMQTLTKQDTMLKAMFSGRMEVLTDSEGWILIDRCGKHFGTILNYLRDGAVPLPEIRREVEELLAEAKYYLVQGLADECHAALQNKDMYEPFCKVPLVTSSKEEQRLISTSNKPTVKLLYNRSNNKYSYTSNSDDNMLKNIELFDKLSLRFNGRVLFIKDVIGDEICCWSFYGQGRKIAEVCCTSIVYATEKKQTKVEFPEARIYEETLNILLYESQDGRGPDNALLEATGGAAGRSHHLDEDEERELIERVRRIHIKRPDDRTHHHQ from the exons ATGAATCGTTTCATGGTGGGATGCGTTTATTGG GAAGAGATGTCAGGAGTAAGTGCGGTGAGCTCGGCGTTGCCTGCGGCTACAACCCGTACCACCTCATTCAAGGGCTCCTGCCCCAGCTCGAAGTATGTGAAGCTGAACGTGGGCGGGGCGCTCTACTACACCACCATGCAGACCCTCACCAAGCAGGACACCATGCTCAAGGCCATGTTCAGCGGTAGGATGGAGGTCCTCACAGACAGTGAAG GCTGGATCCTTATTGACAGGTGTGGGAAGCACTTTGGGACCATTCTGAACTACCTGCGTGACGGTGCTGTACCTCTGCCTGAGATCCGGAGAGAGGTGGAAGAGCTCCTGGCAGAGGCCAAGTATTACCTGGTGCAGGGGTTAGCTGATGAGTGCCATGCTGCCTTACAG AACAAAGATATGTATGAGCCCTTCTGTAAAGTGCCCTTGGTCACTTCATCAAAGGAAGAACAGAGACTCATATCTACCTCCAACAag CCCACAGTCAAGCTGTTATACAACAGGAGCAACAACAAGTACTCTTACACCAG CAACTCCGATGACAACATGCTGAAAAACATTGAGCTGTTTGACAAGCTTTCTCTGCGGTTCAACGGCCGTGTGCTCTTCATCAAGGACGTGATCGGGGATGAGATCTGCTGCTGGTCATTCTATGGGCAGGGCCGTAAGATCGCTGAGGTGTGCTGTACCTCCATAGTCTACGCCACAGAGAAGAAGCAAACCAAG GTGGAGTTCCCAGAGGCTCGTATCTATGAGGAGACACTCAACATCCTGCTGTATGAGTCTCAGGACGGGCGTGGTCCAGACAACGCTCTACTGGAGGCTACAGGGGGCGCTGCAGGCCGATCCCACCACCTGGATGAGGACGAGGAACGGGAACTCATCGAGAGGGTGCGACGCATTCACATCAAACGCCCTGATGACCGCACCCACCACCACCAGTAA
- the LOC115149191 gene encoding BTB/POZ domain-containing adapter for CUL3-mediated RhoA degradation protein 3 isoform X2, whose product MEEMSGVSAVSSALPAATTRTTSFKGSCPSSKYVKLNVGGALYYTTMQTLTKQDTMLKAMFSGRMEVLTDSEGWILIDRCGKHFGTILNYLRDGAVPLPEIRREVEELLAEAKYYLVQGLADECHAALQNKDMYEPFCKVPLVTSSKEEQRLISTSNKPTVKLLYNRSNNKYSYTSNSDDNMLKNIELFDKLSLRFNGRVLFIKDVIGDEICCWSFYGQGRKIAEVCCTSIVYATEKKQTKVEFPEARIYEETLNILLYESQDGRGPDNALLEATGGAAGRSHHLDEDEERELIERVRRIHIKRPDDRTHHHQ is encoded by the exons ATG GAAGAGATGTCAGGAGTAAGTGCGGTGAGCTCGGCGTTGCCTGCGGCTACAACCCGTACCACCTCATTCAAGGGCTCCTGCCCCAGCTCGAAGTATGTGAAGCTGAACGTGGGCGGGGCGCTCTACTACACCACCATGCAGACCCTCACCAAGCAGGACACCATGCTCAAGGCCATGTTCAGCGGTAGGATGGAGGTCCTCACAGACAGTGAAG GCTGGATCCTTATTGACAGGTGTGGGAAGCACTTTGGGACCATTCTGAACTACCTGCGTGACGGTGCTGTACCTCTGCCTGAGATCCGGAGAGAGGTGGAAGAGCTCCTGGCAGAGGCCAAGTATTACCTGGTGCAGGGGTTAGCTGATGAGTGCCATGCTGCCTTACAG AACAAAGATATGTATGAGCCCTTCTGTAAAGTGCCCTTGGTCACTTCATCAAAGGAAGAACAGAGACTCATATCTACCTCCAACAag CCCACAGTCAAGCTGTTATACAACAGGAGCAACAACAAGTACTCTTACACCAG CAACTCCGATGACAACATGCTGAAAAACATTGAGCTGTTTGACAAGCTTTCTCTGCGGTTCAACGGCCGTGTGCTCTTCATCAAGGACGTGATCGGGGATGAGATCTGCTGCTGGTCATTCTATGGGCAGGGCCGTAAGATCGCTGAGGTGTGCTGTACCTCCATAGTCTACGCCACAGAGAAGAAGCAAACCAAG GTGGAGTTCCCAGAGGCTCGTATCTATGAGGAGACACTCAACATCCTGCTGTATGAGTCTCAGGACGGGCGTGGTCCAGACAACGCTCTACTGGAGGCTACAGGGGGCGCTGCAGGCCGATCCCACCACCTGGATGAGGACGAGGAACGGGAACTCATCGAGAGGGTGCGACGCATTCACATCAAACGCCCTGATGACCGCACCCACCACCACCAGTAA